Part of the Arachis hypogaea cultivar Tifrunner chromosome 6, arahy.Tifrunner.gnm2.J5K5, whole genome shotgun sequence genome, AACCCAAAACACAAGAATCCTTCGCTGACAGATGCTCCCAGAATGCCTCAGCGAGGTACCGCTTGACCTACATTTGAAAAACAGCAATATTGTATGGGATAAGAATTGgaagttctcagcatggtaacaatgcccatatctctaacatataatgtcccgagaaagccaaaggcaatcctagaacttcgacactcatattataaaacttaaagataaTAAATTGTAAACCATAAATAGGGTAGGTCATCCAAGGTTCTAAATCTTAAATAAACTCTAACTGAAACCTTCCATCGTCTACTTTCCTTCAAAACCTCAAACTCCGGTGGAATCACACAGACAAGCAAAAAGACAATGGCAAACAAAAGTAGAATACAATTACAGCAGGTAGCAAATTTAGCATGTaggcataataatcacataggcaagcccaattaatgaaaaatcaaacaagaaacacaaatgcatataatgcatgcctatcctctggctgatgatatcatgtgtcggttatatagccaacccgatatgtcctggtagctaaccatagaCAAAAACACACATTGCggagcaagtgggtttgagctacaacccacTTACTACTACTCACTTAACTCAGAGCGAGTGGAagaaccactactaccgctactacctaggcgggtgtttaaaagctcaacctggagtaaGTGGAAGAAtccactactactactactactacccaAGCGTCACAATCActgactgataaaccccatttgtagggtttatcttgtgcttgatttaggggattttataaccttttacccacatatatccattgaaatagcatggttttataacttctcctttaattgtgcttaagagtgaaaacatgctttttaggacttaaaatagctaaatttaattcaccttgattctattagatgccttgatatgtttgttaagtgatttcagatttaggaggcaaagattggatcaagggaatgaagaaagaaagcatgaaaagttggagaactcatgaggAAATGAAAGAactggaaagctgtcaagccgacctcttcgcacttaaacgaccataacttgagctacagagatccaaataatgcggttccagttgggttagaaagctaacatccggggcttcgaaatgatataagatttgccatagttgctacacgtatggtggcgcgcacgcgcatagtacgtgcacgcgccgttgctgccacctggttcacttaaagcaaaacgtggccagcgaattctaaagccttgtgggcccaatcaaactcatttctgatgctatttaacccaaggaatgaagaggaaaacacaagttagttaccattagtcatagtttagttttagaagtagtttctagagagagaaactctcacttctctctagaattaggattaggattaggattagttcttagatctaggttttaatctttgctttcttctacttctacctttcaattctttgttgttacattcatcttcctctattcttttgttgtaacttcctttatgttgttcttatactttgattgtagatccacttttgttccttcctttctctttcaattcaattcaaggtaaatcataataattgtgttccttttgatttgtgttgttaattcctttcaataattgttgttagattttgttcttgttgttgatttactatgttttccttttatgccttccaagtgtttgatgaaatgcttggttggattttagagtaggattttatactcttggcttggaaaggtaacttaggacctcttgagttactaatgtctaagtgattgatgattgggagccattgactctagttctcactaattgaattagtggagagttaggacttatggactaggattgatatagctcatttgactttcctttactactagttagaggatgatttaatgagattaatccttgccaattctcatattgtggttagtaattAGGATAGACACTACAAAAAAAGAGGTTAAAATGACATTTATATTATGTCAGCTTTCAAGAACCGCcataatattttgatattctgGCGTTTTCTACTGCCGccataattattttttgaatttgtggcGGTTTTTGTAATTATGGCGGTTTTGAACCGCAGTTATGACGTGGTTTAAAAGCAAAATTAGTAATCCTACATTTCAGAAACCCTTGGTTGAAACTTGAAAGTCGAATCACAACACGCGTGCCGCTGTTGCTCCTGGCCTGTGCAACGATCTCCGATCTTCTTGCGTTCTCCGACGATCTTCTCCGGTGACATCTCATCCGGCGTCGATCTCCTTCGGCGACATCTCTTACAGCGGCGATCTCCTCCGGTGACGTCTCCTCCAGCTTCCTCTCCTTATCGACCTCTGTGTCTTCTCCACCAAAATCGTCAACACCTTCCTTTCCTTCCTCTGCGACGATCTAGGTCAGCTTCCTTTCCTACCTTTCCTTTCCTTTAATTTCCTTCCTCTGTGATAAGTCTCTCTTTTAAGGCTGTTTGCGAGGATTCATCGCGAGTGGAGAAGTCGGTTCCGCCATTTGCGCAGCAAGATCAACAGCAATTTGTGTTCCGCTGCTCTGCCGCCGCTGATGTTCCTCAATTTCTCTGCTCGGTGCCTTTGCCGCTGTCCCTCACTCTTCCAAAGGTCTCATTTATGTTTCGTTTTTGttaggaattttattttttgtttctgatattattttcttcttagtttttgaatttatttCTGTCGACAGTGattgatttattgatttttttagtaTAAGGTCTCATTTCTGTTGCTGTTGgtgtttgaattttgttttggcTGTTAGTTTCCTCTTAGGTCTGGTATTTCTCTTAGATCTATATAAGACCTTAAGGTTTTCATCCATTTGTAACATTAAAGTGTTAGGATTCTTGATGGTAACTTACGTATAACTTAATGAATAATAAACTAAACTAGGTTGATGAATGTAAACTTACTGAAATTTGAAGTTGTAGAACAGCTTAGCAGGTAAGCAGAAAATGCTGAACAAGGTTAAATGCAAACTTTAAAATATACATATCATATACATGTTGATTTAGCCGCTACATGTAGGAAAAGGGTTGTAACTTGTTCTTGATTTAATTCTAGGTTTCAACTAATGTTTGCATTGTATAGTACATCAAAAGAAAAGACAGATTCAATTATAAGGTTAGTGAAATTTAATTGAGCTAAtttgataattataattataattacctGTTGTGTCAATTGCTTATCTGGATTTCAGATCAAAGGGGTTATCAAAGTTGGAGAAGCAAATGGCAGGTAACTGCTACCTCTGATAATTTGGCTCTATAAGTTGGAAAGCTTTGTTCTGCACTCCTTAGCCACTATCAATACCAAAAAAGAAAGCTAGTTAGCCACTGTGTAGTTCCCTGCAATTCACTATTTCAGCATCAAAGGTCTAAATCAAGTTAATCAACCATGTGAGATTCATTCCCCTTTTTAGACACTCCTTGTTGTAGAAACACTTCAGCAATAGAGTAGTCAAATGAGAGTGACCATCCATTTCTTCCCATTCAAGTAACAAAATCTTACATGtgcataaaagaaaaagtaatatgTTTGAGACTTTCCTGTTATTTTCACTAAAgtgagaaaaagtgaagaatggttTGCAACTGAATATTATATCTGAAACTAAAGAATGAAGAATGGATAAGGTGAAAGCTTTACCTAGTGGGAATGTTGGAGCCAGTCTTGGAAGCCGTGGATGTTAACAGCAAAGCACAAGTGACTGTATTGCTTGGTTGGACTTCACACAACAAGGAAAGGGATGAAATGAAACAAGCAAAGGTGGAGAAATGGACGAGATGAAAGAATAAAAATGGAGAGAGAATTTGTAACCAATTAAACAATGGTAAAGGTTTCAATTCGCTGACAATCATAAAAGCATCAATTGTGCTTCTTTGCACAAGTTCTTATTATGATTGTAGTTATGATTTTGTGCTGAGTTTTAAAATGCACAACCTTCCTGCTTATGATTAGCCAAAGGCTCGGCCTGTGCTTTCTGGTAATGCATTGAGATCTATTTAGTTATTATAATCGAGCTTGACTTTTATGTCTTAAAgaaaagtgtaattttttttaatatatttttatattagctAATTGTCTCTCTCTTTTTGGACAACAATGTATGAAAAGCTTTTCACTTTTGAGGGTGAAATTGGTGGTGGCAGGTTATTTCTTTCTTTGGTCTTGCCAAACCTACTTTATATAATTAGATACAATTTTTCTAATAAACTTAGATAATGGTCCTAAATTGCTCTGATAACAAAGCTAACTTCTGTTGTTATAATATTATCTGTCTCACTGTTTTTAGTGACTTTAGGGGCTTATGTTTTTAGATCTTTGATACTTGTGTTTGAAAATTTGAGGATATATGCATAATCATATTGTTCCTGCAGATCAAATCCTTTGATTTCTTTCACTGGCCACTATGTTATTAATTAACTGTTTTATTTATGAGAAAAATGTTATtaattacatttttttcttctgtaaattcaatttttctttaGGGGAGAAGGTGGAGTGATAGACTTCACCAAGCAGTTGAAGCAAAGGAAGGGCTACCAATTCAAAATGAAACAGTTACACTGGCTTCCCTTAGTTATCAGAATTTCTTTCTGCAGGTTGGAAATGTTTCATCTTCAAAAATCAGGAATTCATTTACCTAAGAAACTACCTTGACactttttaatttgtgtttttgtaGTTTCCTAAGCTTTGTGGTATGACTGGTACAGCAGCAACAGAAAGCACAGAATTTGAGAGCATTTACAAGCTTAAAGTTACAATCGTTCCAACAAATAAACCTATGATAAGAAAGGTTTAAATCTTGCTTGTCAATCATAGACCACTATCATGGTTTTTGCAATGTGAAACATGGAGTATTGGCTTTTACTTATCAGAGTTTCGCAAGATGAAGTAGTTGTCAAGATActgttttttatatattaaaataccaTAAAATATTTTTGCCTTTCCTAAGACTTGAATTCAAGACCATTGGATAAGAAACCAATGTACTTACCCTCCCATGTACTGCCATTCTTCTCTTCATGTTAGCAATATATTTCTT contains:
- the LOC112697148 gene encoding protein translocase subunit SecA, chloroplastic isoform X5, with protein sequence MGRRWSDRLHQAVEAKEGLPIQNETVTLASLSYQNFFLQFPKLCGMTGTAATESTEFESIYKLKVTIVPTNKPMIRKDESNVVFRATSGKWRAVVVEISRMHKTGRPVLVATTSVEQSDSLLEQLKEAGIPYEVLNAKPENVER
- the LOC112697148 gene encoding protein translocase subunit SecA, chloroplastic isoform X4, giving the protein MGRRWSDRLHQAVEAKEGLPIQNETVTLASLSYQNFFLQFPKLCGMTGTAATESTEFESIYKLKVTIVPTNKPMIRKDESNVVFRATSGKWRAVVVEISRMHKTGRPVLVATTSVEQSDSLLEQLKEAGIPYEKICPCGRLLLQTN
- the LOC112697148 gene encoding protein translocase subunit SecA, chloroplastic isoform X6; amino-acid sequence: MGRRWSDRLHQAVEAKEGLPIQNETVTLASLSYQNFFLQFPKLCGMTGTAATESTEFESIYKLKVTIVPTNKPMIRKDESNVVFRATSGKWRAVVVEISRMHKTGRPVLVATTSVEQSDSLLEQLKEAGIPYEVKSFSF
- the LOC112697148 gene encoding protein translocase subunit SecA, chloroplastic isoform X2 translates to MISQRLGLCFLGRRWSDRLHQAVEAKEGLPIQNETVTLASLSYQNFFLQFPKLCGMTGTAATESTEFESIYKLKVTIVPTNKPMIRKDESNVVFRATSGKWRAVVVEISRMHKTGRPVLVATTSVEQSDSLLEQLKEAGIPYEVLNAKPENVER
- the LOC112697148 gene encoding protein translocase subunit SecA, chloroplastic isoform X1, yielding MISQRLGLCFLGRRWSDRLHQAVEAKEGLPIQNETVTLASLSYQNFFLQFPKLCGMTGTAATESTEFESIYKLKVTIVPTNKPMIRKDESNVVFRATSGKWRAVVVEISRMHKTGRPVLVATTSVEQSDSLLEQLKEAGIPYEKICPCGRLLLQTN
- the LOC112697148 gene encoding protein translocase subunit SecA, chloroplastic isoform X3; translation: MISQRLGLCFLGRRWSDRLHQAVEAKEGLPIQNETVTLASLSYQNFFLQFPKLCGMTGTAATESTEFESIYKLKVTIVPTNKPMIRKDESNVVFRATSGKWRAVVVEISRMHKTGRPVLVATTSVEQSDSLLEQLKEAGIPYEVKSFSF